A genomic segment from Hemitrygon akajei chromosome 27, sHemAka1.3, whole genome shotgun sequence encodes:
- the LOC140717033 gene encoding polymeric immunoglobulin receptor-like: MYRSHTKYLCRMRDHQITSLVNTNGQNELYGRMIFRDNTFQGIFTVTMENLASNDTGHYRCGITTSGKHPVFDVHLQVSDEPVSVPVIQYLSPANVSRLGNSVSLSCESFQGSLPIQYRWYERTSSGHPKISDTNELALQCQSFNHQHHQYYCNASNWFGARSSAVVNVTVFNNSEICSYVTEINGTISGALWAEDKVRGVVGRAVTIDCHYAPMYRSHTKYFCRMWGHQCTSLVNTNGQNEQYGRMTIRDNTTEGLFTVTMENLVSNDTRHYRCGITTSGNHPVFDVHLQVSDEREYSFTTVSSASFMMWKVGRWLLFALLMISTISVMWVARETKRRDESDPHSLVLQEVK, translated from the exons ATGTACCGTTCACACACAAAGTATTTGTGCCGCATGCGGGATCACCAAATCACATCTTTAGTGAATACAAATGGCCAAAATGAACTGTATGGAAGAATGATATTCAGAGATAACACATTCCAGGGAATATTTACTGTTACAATGGAGAATCTTGCCTCTAATGATACAGGACATTACAGATGTGGAATTACAACATCTGGCAAGCATCCAGTGTTTGACGTGCATCTACAAGTATCTGACG AACCTGTGTCTGTTCCTGTGATTCAATATCTATCACCAGCAAATGTCTCACGTCTCGGGAACTCCGTATCACTTTCCTGTGAGTCCTTCCAGGGATCCCTTCCCATTCAGTACAGATGGTATGAACGAACCTCATCTGGGCATCCAAAGATCTCAGATACCAATGAACTGGCTCTACAGTGTCAATCCTTCAACCACCAGCACCATCAATACTACTGCAATGCCTCAAATTGGTTTGGAGCAAGATCCAGTGCAGTGGTTAATGTGACAGTCTTCAACAACAGTGAGATCTGCAGTTACGTGACAGAAATCAATGGCACCA TTTCAGGTGCTTTATGGGCAGAAGATAAAGTAAGAGGAGTTGTGGGAAGAGCGGTCACAATCGATTGTCACTATGCACCAATGTACCGTTCACACACAAAGTATTTCTGCCGCATGTGGGGTCACCAATGCACATCTTTAGTGAATACAAATGGCCAAAATGAGCAGTATGGAAGAATGACAATTCGAGATAACACAACTGAGGGATTATTTACTGTTACTATGGAGAATCTTGTCTCTAATGATACAAGGCATTACAGATGTGGAATTACAACATCTGGCAATCATCCAGTGTTTGACGTGCATCTGCAAGTATCTGACG AACGTGAATATTCATTTACAACAGTGTCATCTGCAAG TTTCATGATGTGGAAGGTGGGTCGTTGGCTGCTCTTCGCTCTGCTGATGATCAGCACGATTTCAGTCATGTGGGTCGCAAGGGAAACTAAG AGACGTGATGAATCTGATCCTCACAGCCTGGTGCTCCAGGAGGTAAAGTGA